In Brienomyrus brachyistius isolate T26 chromosome 2, BBRACH_0.4, whole genome shotgun sequence, the genomic window TACGGATTCAAAACGGACAGATTAAAAATCATAAATACACATGCACAGCAAATGAGTTCCCTGGTTCTGAAAAGTCCGAACTCAGGCAGACCTTCGGTTGATCTACAGCACACATGCTGCGGGAATATTGGCAAGATCAAACACACTGAGCAGGGAAGCAGCCAATACTAACGGagcatttataataataatcgatactttattgatccctgtagggaaattgtctttatgcctcccacaacttgctcttttttcatagaggaagttgtctgcgaagggctgccacctgtagcggcgcccagggagttgggggttaagggcctcgctcaaggacccgcagtctgaggctgggtttgaacctgcgaccttctgattacaggcagcgagggcttagcccacagagccacacgctgccccttaTCTACACTCCCTGGGAAACTCTCTTTGCCCACTCCACCTTTCCCTACATGAAAGTGTGACAGTGAAgaccccctctgcagcagcaTTGAGCTGAGGGTCgtgggccttgttcaaggacacaCAGACCTGTGACTACTCTCCCAAATCCAGATGCAAGCCAACGACCTCCTGGCCACAAGCAGAGGGGTTCAGCCTCCTGAGCCAGACTCCACCCCTAGCTAATCCCCAAAACTGAGAGGAATGAGAGCCAACTCAAGACGTGCGATGCTAACCACTTTCTTTGAGGTCAtgtcagacaaaaaaaataaaataatccacATTGTTATCTGTAGGCCCCTTCATGGAACACCCCCCAGGAAGCCACAGGTGCCCCCTGCCCTGGACAGTATGTGATTCCATCACAACACACACAGCACGGCGATGCTAAACCTTCAAAATCACATTCGTGAACTATGGCGATAAACCCACATAAACACAGGATCAAACACAAACCCTTAGAGTTACAGGACCCACCCTGCCAACCCCCACAAACATTTTTCATTCCACAAAAGTAACCATTCTTTGTCATTGTGATGCTTTATTGCAAGTGCACTCAATACAGAATGTTGATCTGTGAATTATGAAGTCTTCAACAAAGACACCATCTAACAATGAACAAAATAATGAGATGGTTTCACATGGTTCATTATTAGAATTCTGGAACAAACAGGGAATGCAAAACCCGGTGGCAAAACAGCAATATTTACACATTATCTACAGATCTGGACAAATAATCAATTTAAGAGCGAGAGCAGGGGAGACTAGAGAAGCAGGGAACGAGTGCATTTCATCAACAGACGGTATATCAAAAAGTTTCAGAAATGAGACATTtacatacataaaaaaaaactcatgtattCCATGCAagctgccccctgccccccctcccccaacaccaTGCTCAAAGTACACTAATGGGCCTGTGAAAATGCAAGTGGCATCACTGGCAAAAGCGAGCTGCCCGTACTCAGGCATGCAGGACACCATGGACTTCAGCAACTCTGCTGGAAATACAGCAACTTGATGGATGAACGACAGTAAACGGTCCCCAATTACCATCAGTCCCAGTGAATCACAGAGTCAGAGGGTTGAGAGAAGAGGGGGCAAAAGTAGAAACCTAAAATATAAGAAAAGGGAGATTCCAGGACCAGGAGACATCCAGCTGCCAGCCCAGATATCGTCAAGCACTTCTTTCATCTGCCACCCCAGACGGGCCACACTTCTCGGCGGCTCCTATTTACGAAGCCTCTTCGTCGATCTTAGGTGCCAGGTAGTATTTGACATGTCCCATGTCCGCGATCTTGTACTCCACCACTGCAAAAAAAGGACACTTAAGGTAAGCTCAGCGTTTGTTCGCCCATGTACAGCCTGCAGTCCCTTGGAGTGTCGGAGGGCTTACCCAGGGGAATATCGGCGGACATGCTGAGGGTTACTGTCTTAGACAGCGGCGTGGCCTTCGTGAAGAAGTTCAGGTAGTTGAGAGCGAAGATGAGCTGAACTGGCTCGTTCATTTCAATGGTCACCTAAGGAGGGAGAGGAAAATAGTATCAGACCAGCTTCCAGATGGCCACACCACCCTAATGTAGTACATGGGATACATGAAGGAGACCCACAGCCTCTTCCTCCTTGTCCACACTGCTGGTCTGAGACAGCTTGACGTTGCCGGTGCCCAGTTCTCCAGTCGCTGAGAACTTGACCCCGTCCTTCGCACACGAGATCATGACAGCGTCCCCAATCTGGGACAGATCCCTGCAGATGCGTGCAAACTCTCCAGAGGGCATCTTCACGACGCAGCTATACTCCTGCTCCTAAAGATTGGAGGAGGTGGTTACCAGGGTGACAAGGCTATggctagaaaaaaaaacaatactgtACCCATGGAAACAAACTCATCACTTACAGGGATCCCGAGCTGCTCAACATCCAAGTCCATCAGCTTCATCTCATAATCGGACACTTTCTCCTGGTctgagagagggaggggaagcTTAGGTTTCCACTGCACGGGGGATTTACATGTATGTTCTCCCCCAATTAGAGATAAAAACAACCAATACATGCAGTAGTTATGAAAtctacaatgtaataaaaaaaatattgcttcaAAAGTAAATCCCACATATAACTCACTTGGAGTCTCGAAAACCAAGGCCAACGTGTCTGCATTGTCCTCAGCTCTCAAAGTTATGACATCTTCATTTCCGGCACATTTAAGTATCTTTGACATGCTGCAAAAGCAAAGACTTTTAATGATACTGAATAATCAACTATATTGCTGCTAACTATTAAGATGCTTATTTATATTAACCAACTATAATACATTCACAATGAACAACTTATGAATCGTTCTTCAACGTTATGGGCGTCGGGACCGAGGAGGACGTGCACCCCCAACATTTCATTTGTATTCAttcatccccccaccccaaaaaacgGACCTTTGTATTCCAACAATTAATTGGACCGttattatttatatacattGTTAGCGTTATAATATATCGTATTATTCGTAGATAACAGGTTGCCGTTTCCGAATTCGCGCCAAGAAACGTCCAATCAGAGATGGTGCCGCCAAGATGACGTCACGAGCCACACTTTAAATGGCGCCTTTCTTTTTATAACTCCTCACCAAAAATGCTTAAGTGTTCTTCGCAAGAGTAAATCACTGCAAAACTAATTTTCTTAATTCGTACAGCTGCTGTCCGAGACTCCTAAAAATACACTGCAGCACACACTATTCCGATAAGAAACAGCGTGAAGAAACTGATCGTGTAGAAGAACATGATTAGCTTGCAATCATTAGTAATTATCGCTgaggaaaacaaaagtttaCATTCTGTATCTACTTTTACCATGCATCAGACTGTCATCCTTTAGAAAGCTCTGTCACCTGCTCAAATTGACCCCCATGGCCAGGTTGCGGTCACAGCGGTAGGAGTCGAAGCCGTCGCTGCGAAGCGTGAGCTGCACAAGAGAGACATGGGACGAATCCATGCTTTGGAGGGAGATACCAGAGGAGCTCACGTCCCAACATGCCTCGGTGATCAAGTCTTTCAGCGCCTCAAGGACCTTCTTCAAAATTGAACCTTGAACCAGTCGAGCCTCAAACATTATTGCTGTAGCTGTGCGTATATGTAgctaaaattataaat contains:
- the LOC125717721 gene encoding proliferating cell nuclear antigen, with the translated sequence MFEARLVQGSILKKVLEALKDLITEACWDVSSSGISLQSMDSSHVSLVQLTLRSDGFDSYRCDRNLAMGVNLSSMSKILKCAGNEDVITLRAEDNADTLALVFETPNQEKVSDYEMKLMDLDVEQLGIPEQEYSCVVKMPSGEFARICRDLSQIGDAVMISCAKDGVKFSATGELGTGNVKLSQTSSVDKEEEAVTIEMNEPVQLIFALNYLNFFTKATPLSKTVTLSMSADIPLVVEYKIADMGHVKYYLAPKIDEEAS